GTTGATCATCGACTCGAGCATCTGCGTCGCGACGATGACCGGCTTCGCGTTCTCGCGGCAGATCTGGATGGCGCGCTTCTGGACCAGCGGCACCTGCTCCAGCGGCAGCTCGACGCCGAGGTCGCCGCGGGCGACCATCACCGCGTCGAAGGCCAGCACGATGGCTTCGAGGTTGTAAACGGCCTCGGGCTTCTCGATCTTCGCGACGACCGGCAACCGGCCCTTGCCGACGCGGTCCATGACCTGGTGCACCAGGTCGATGTCGGCCGGCGAGCGCACGAACGACAGTGCGATGAAGTCGACGCCCAGGTGCAGCGCGAACTCGAGGTCCTCGATGTCCTTCTCGCTCAGCGCCGGCACGGAGACGTCCATGCCCGGGAGCGAGACGCCCTTGTTGTTGCTGACGGGGCCGCCTTCGGTGACCTCGCAGACCACGTCCTGGCCCTCGACGCTCTTGACCACGAGGCCGACCTTGCCGTCGTCCACCAGGAGGCGGTCGCCCGGCTTGGCGTCCCTCGCGAGGCCCTTGTAGGTGGTCGAGACGCGGTCGTGCGTGCCCACCACGTCCTCGACGGTGATCCGGACCACGTCGCCCGTGTGCCACTCGGCCGAGCCGCTGGCGAAGGTGCCCAGGCGGATCTTCGGGCCCTGCAGGTCGGCGAGGATGCCCACCGCCCGGCCACTCTCGGCCGCAGCAGCCCGGACCAGGTCGTAGACCTGCTTGTGGTCGCTGTGGCTTCCGTGGCTGAAGTTCATCCTCGCGACGTCCATTCCGGCGTCGACGAGTGCCCGCATCTTCTCCGGAGTGGAGGTGGCGGGACCCAGCGTACAAACGATCTTCGCGCGTCGGCTCACGTTCGATGAGAGTAGTCGCTCATCCCCCGCACGTCTGTACCGATACCGAAAGTTCGGAGGAAGTGTTCAGAAACCATTCAGATGACTAACCTCCGTAAGCATGATGGCGGTTCGGCGGCTCGCGTTCGTGATCGCGGCGTTCGCCCTGGTCGGGGCGTGTTCCGCGCCGGTGAAG
The sequence above is a segment of the Amycolatopsis sp. 2-15 genome. Coding sequences within it:
- the pyk gene encoding pyruvate kinase, whose amino-acid sequence is MSRRAKIVCTLGPATSTPEKMRALVDAGMDVARMNFSHGSHSDHKQVYDLVRAAAAESGRAVGILADLQGPKIRLGTFASGSAEWHTGDVVRITVEDVVGTHDRVSTTYKGLARDAKPGDRLLVDDGKVGLVVKSVEGQDVVCEVTEGGPVSNNKGVSLPGMDVSVPALSEKDIEDLEFALHLGVDFIALSFVRSPADIDLVHQVMDRVGKGRLPVVAKIEKPEAVYNLEAIVLAFDAVMVARGDLGVELPLEQVPLVQKRAIQICRENAKPVIVATQMLESMINNSRPTRAEASDVANAVLDGTDAVMLSGETSVGRYPIETVQTMGRIVEAVETDSPVVPPLTHVPRTKRGVISYAARDIGERLNAKALVAFTQSGDTVRRLARLHTRLPLMAFTPEDCVRSQLSMTWGTVTTIVPRVDSTDQMIHQVDQAMLEMGKYQRGDLVVIVAGSPPGTVGSTNLIHVHRLGEDDHA